The following is a genomic window from Xenopus laevis strain J_2021 chromosome 2L, Xenopus_laevis_v10.1, whole genome shotgun sequence.
gagaattaaaataggtcctggcatttcaggtacacagaggctcaatcagcccccaccagcccactaaatagtgactttctattggcctttatagcagcccctttggcatttgccagaacccacagattgccagtccgggcctgcaaggATTCCAATCAGCGCCGTCCTGCATTAGTATTTCCTACCTtaccattatgtttttttattattgaatgaaacttttcatttatataaatatcaatcTGAAAAAAGTACTTACTGATACTCGTTAATTGTCATGTTATGGtgccatgtacctgtgccagtagccatcactTTGCCCCAATGCAGCATTGCCAgcagccatcacactgcccccatgtacctgtgccagtagccattatCCATCAATATTGCCCAAGGCCCAAgtcccccatctgtacctgtgccatgtCAGCAGCTATTATGCATCAATATTGACACCAAGGCCCAAGCTCCCctcatctgtacctgtgccagcagccaatatgatagccatcaatattgcccccatGACTGTGCCTGCAGCCATTATGTATCAATAATTAATTGTCCCCAAGTCCCcccatctgtacatgtgccagcagccaaTGAGGCTTGAGCCCATATCAATCAATACTGACAAAGTCCTACCTGTACCTATGCCACCCAGCAGccatttactggcaatgtagctgccggtaatttgtaataccatttacaaaagtCCTTGCCCGCcggtgaaaatgtaaattttcttcGGCTTCTGGTGgtgtggccccaccccttttgcatcacagccctccagctccgcccctttttgcaccACGGCACGCCCCTTTAGTTCCCACCCACACCAATGGccggtcattttttttaaaaggtggcaaccctagtaatcGGACATGGCCcctgaaatgtattgttttgaaacagttaggggcatatttatcaagggtcgaatttcgaaattgaaaaacttcaaaattttaattcaaaatgaccaactgaaattaagtcgaaggttttttggcTGAAAAGGTCCCTATTTGGCCGATTTCTAAATCTACGTTTTCCCCCAAAATCTTTGATTTTTGAAAGTCcagcaattgactccaaataggttctagaaggtcccccataggctaaaacagcaattcagcaggttttagatggaaaatagcttgaaattcggattttttgagtttgaaaattcacctcgacctttgataaatctgccccttagtgtatcttTTTAAATGTCATGGTATCTCTTCTATTCCCAAGAAATTCAAACAAATGCATCGTCGATACCCCCAAGACTCCACATTAGTCACTAATAataaaagctgaaataaaaaCGATTTTATTCCAAAAATCTTTTTGGTATATGATAAATTTATTTATTCTGAAAATATATCCACTGAAGCTGATTAAACATTTCAAGTCTTCTAAGCCACTTTCATCCGTCTAACCGGGTTTCTCACTTGATTCCTCTTCTGAACTCGTTTCGCTTTCATATTCTGAGGCGGATTTATCGGATTTATCAGACTCCCAATCATCGGATTTATCAGACTCCGATTCAGTGGACGTAAATTTCGcttcctcctcttccttctcAGTCGTTGTCTCATCCTCAATATGGACACTATCCTTCATAGATTTCGCTTCCTGCTTTTCGCTCTCACTATCAGTCGTTGTCTCATCCTCAATTTGGACACTatccttcctgcaaacaaaataaggacAATACATTCTAATACTCTTCAGAATAAGAGGGACTTTTATCAGACAAATAACCCAATAAACCAACTCGCTTTAATTCTATAGAAAATTCCCAATCATCTTCTTTACTAAAATAATAAGAGCAAATTTGTATTTTGCTAAATagtttgtaataaattaattcttTAAAGGCCTGTGCTAGACATTTCCACCCcacacacattcccctgtttttatttctgttagatacaaatatatagaatcaAAAGCTTTAAGGAATAAAGCAAATATTCTGCACATTACAAACCATTGAGCTGATTTGGGGGTGTCCTCCTTTGGGGCTTCAACATCCGtggtttcatcatcatcatcgtcatcatcatcaagAAAATAGatacaactgtaaaaaaaaggaaactgtaAGGTTGCTGAACGCTTCCTTAATAGGACACTATAACTAAACATTTGTAATTCTAAGCTGCTGGAAAAGAAATTTCTTTAAATGGGTagtttatctttaagttaacttttacttatACAATGGTtatttctaagcaatgtttcaattggtcttcattatttatttatttttgctttatttttatgcttttaggccttcaaataggggtcactgaccccatctaacaacaaatgctctgtaaggcctcaaagttactttgtattactcatatttctattcaagtcctctcctattcatattccagtctcaatgcatggttgctagggtagtttggaccctagcaaccagattgctgaaaccacaaactggagagttgctgaataaaaagataactcaaaaaccacatataaaaaaaatgaaaaccgattgcaaattgtctcagaatatcactctgtacatcatactaaacgttaatttaaaggtgaacaactcatttaaaacTCTAGTCACTTGTCTGACTTACCACATAATGGTTGTTATCAGTGCCGATACGGACAGAATTGATAGTACTGCTATCACTACAATAATCGTAGTCCTCCCATGTTTATCATCAAGTAGCATAACAAAATAATCGGTTTGGTTTGAGGCCGTCTCAGCAGTTGTACTCATTATGGATGTCGCCATTACAGTCAGTTTAACGTTCGCACGGGAGGCACCTATATAAAAAGAAAGACGGGTAAGTGACAGCTGATATTTACAACACCACAACTATATAAGAAATATTATCACTTCCATATtataaagaatagaaataatataaagtgaTGCATGTAGAGCTCACCTGAGGCTTGCTTTTGGTCTGAAATGGTAGTTTTGGTTTTGGGATAGGCTTCATGCAACCTGCCATCTAGTGCCATCCATACTTCATAAACGCCGGTGTCTTTGGCGTCGATGGAATCGATAATCAAGGTGCAGTTGCCTTTCTTTACAAGAGGTACAAAGAGCCCAAATCTGTGGTCGATCTCTGGGTGCCTTCTGATTCCCTCGCTATTCAGTTGGATGAGAGGGGTGTATTTTCCTTCCTCTAAAGAGAGTTTACCCCATTCCAGTTTTATTTTAGTCATGTCTATCGGATGGACTGGTAGAAATTTACAGGGTACCAGGCTCCGGGTACCTGGCTTCAGGGTCAGGTGTGTTTGCAAAACGTTTAAATTTCGGGTTTTCATAGCTAAAAGAgagtaaaaagcagtgtaaattTACAGTCGCCACTGATATAAAATGTGTCTCAAAGAGGGCGCCTACATTAGGTAAGATGTTGGCACCAATCCTAATGACTTCAACAACAAAAGCCAGCGGGACAATTGGACAATCAGTGAAAGGGAGTTACAGATGTGGGGCCACCACATGTAAAACCTGTAAGGTCATTTCTACGGGGCCCAGCTTTACATCGACAGTTACAGGAAGGGTCTATCAGAATTATGGTTTCTATAATTGTAATACTAAGGGGGTGGTATATCTACTAGAATGTAAAAGCTGTGAGAAGCAATATGTAGGCCGTACTACACGCTGTTTAAAAGAAAGGATACGGGAGCATTTAAGAGCTATAGACAAAAAGGATGAGGGGTCCCCTATAGGCAAGAATTTTACCTCATGCTCCAAAAAAGGAACACTTGACTTGTTAGTAAAGGTGATAGAACAAGTCAAGACACCCCTAAGGGGTGGTGACCAGGTGAGACTATTGAATCTAAGAGAGGCTTTCTGGATTTTGAAGCTAGAGACTAGACTACCTAAGGGGTAAAATACTAGACATGACATTTCCTATCTATATTGATTTGATTTCGCTAATGGGAATATGTCCCACGCTATACCCTTTAAGTTTTCATACACAATTCGTCCAcctatatatatctgtgtatacaTATTTTCCCAATTTTTACCTAAccatatacttttattatacatcgaACAGAAACTTTAATTAGTTTTTAATGGTCCTATTTCAAGTTATAATTAAACCCTCATACCTATTTAATCAATAGTGGTATCCAACTAACACAGTACTTTAATCAATAGCCATAATCTaatgataaatatttatacacCAGGGATATAAATTAACACATGAAGTAACTTGGTTACAGGGATCATTTTAATTAACAGTATGTATTTTAATATGCAAAAGAGGTTTTTCCTCTGGgagtttgtttttattatgaggattaaagaaaatatgtttttaacagCAGTGTTGCATTGTGCCCAGCAGGGGTCGCCATGTACCTTTTGTATATAACTTGTCTGTTTTTTGTGAttatatgcctatgattaagggattaaGTCCTGAAACTCGTAGAGCTTGAGATCCCTGTggggtctgtaataaacctgcctttgAATGGAGTGCCGTCTTTCCTTTGGTTGGTGTGAGAcaagcagtggggacgctgcactgcaggcccggactggcaatctgtggtttctggcaaatgccagaggggctgctataaggtaccatagaaagtcactatttagtgggctggtgggggctgtttgggtctctatgtgggctgattggacctctgtgtatctgaaatgccagggcctattttaattctcagtccggacctgcgctGCAGACAGAGCACCAGCAAGGAACACACGGAGCAGTGCAGAGTGGTCTAATTGGTGTATTTGCAGTTCAATACTCACTTAGTAGAGCACCGTGGCAAGGACTTAAAAGAAGAGTTCTTCTCCAGACATCTCAGATTAAGCACTAACAACTGCACTCAAGCCCATTCTATTTACATATATCCATTTGCAGAAGGCGTCGAAAGTCCCGTGTTCGAGATGTTCCGCCGCTTAATGTTCCTTGTTCGTGATGTCACCAGAGGCCCTGCTAGCAACTTGGAACTAGCAGCGATCTTTCTGGCTGTCTATTAGTAGTTGACACGATGGCCAGCAACGCAGTGTAAATGGGCTTCGGTTTAACCAGGATCAGAGTGAGTTGAGGGGAAGGTCTCTGGTACATAAACTTTATCAAACACACTTTCACAGCTGGGCAGGAACCTATAGCAATCATCACAAtaatacacccatcatgtctgacgtttttttagcattatttacttaacatattacatctgctgagtgtgtcctgtccctgcactatgctgtcctgtcttgcaatGGTTTCATATTtctgcactttttgtctgttgtccggtacatttatgttgtgtgtagcaccatgatcctagaggaacgttgtttgtttcgctgtgtactgtacaaacgtatatggatgaaatgacaataaactcactcttgacttgacttctTGACTTGATTAGATTTCTTTAGCCAGATGCAGGTAGAGCAGCGATGAAgaaattggttgccatgggttactgcccaggtgcagaagTGCCCAGTGTTGATCAATGAGCCTATGTCTTACACAGGACAATATACAAGTATCAACACATGGAGCTgtaagtagagttgccaccttttctggaaaaaaatcccttcttcctgtatttttatatttctttcccGTGAATGACAATATTAATGACCacccaggtggtaaccctagctgTAAGTTGCAATTGCACAACTAAAGATTACTGGCTTTGCAAATCCATCCCCTGCCGGTTCCTGAATTCTAGGATCTGTAATCTTAAATCCCAGAAATAGAGATTGTGGGCCCTTTGCCAACAGATTCCTTTGTTTACAAAGCTAGAGGTACCCAATGGCctcccttagggtaaggccagacgaggagattcgaggagattttgtcgcctggcgacttatcgccacgtcttttgcgcgaccatctccccgaactgcctcagcgtcttttccccataggctacagcccaaaatcgcctgcgctaatgcacacgcggcaattcgttttcaatagtcgcccaaagttgcctcagtgagcgCCAGgaaacaaaatctccccgaatctcctcgtctggccttacccttatgggAAACTACAGCCTTGGCAGGGACCAGCCTGAAGTCTTTTTTAATTCTCCTACATACTTTTGGAAGCCCAGCTTTAAGCCCAAATAGGGTTAGATTTAGGAATAAACACTTATTTCCACCAAGGGGGGCCCTAGACAAAATTGGTCCTCAAAGGGGCCTTAAACCAAAAAGACCAAATACAACTGTTGTAAGGTTATCTGTCATTGTAAAAATGCGAGGTAATGGGGAAAGGTAGTGGTACTGGCCTCCTCCACCGCCAGTTATACGtatagcaaaaaaattaaaagccaaTACCTTGATCAAATGTGGGGTGTTCCCAAATTTATTGTCGTGCTCCAGACACGTGAGTCATGTTAACAGTCCACAGGGGACCCAAATCAAGTCAATAAATCAGCTTTGCAACCCCCAATTTCGGTTTAGAAGCATTCACCACATTATATCATAAAATAGGAACGGGGGGACCCATTTGTAGTCCGCAATTTAACAATCCCTCCCGTCTGTGAGTATTAGACTGTGCAAGTCGCCATATGACTGCAACGCAAACTCCGTAACTCATCCTGGTACCCAGGTTCCCCTACGTATTAGAACCAGGTGCCGCCCACAAGTAGGAGGGACTCCCTGTTGCTAGGAGACCTCCAACAAACTGTTCCGGAACCAGAGCTTTGACAAGGTAAAACTGTACAACTATTCGGTTGTCAGAGGCGTACGAAGACAAAGTAGTCCGTTCTACATTGGGTAGTGCAAGGCGGCCATGCCAGGAGAGGAACCGAGTGAGGAGCGCTCCATGGGGAGACGGTTCTACTGCTGCACTAGAGTCTGCTTCCTCTCGGGATCCAGAGTGAGACATCCGGCCGTGTAATAAAATAATCATAGCTCAGCATTTTACAACTCGTTTTGTTTCTGTCAGTGTCATAAGGAAAAtagttatttaacatttaatgTATAAACTTAGTTTGATGTAGGTTGGGAGGACATTATCCCCTGGCATGGCACCGGTTTTACTTCAATACTCCTTTTTACACTTCTCTGGAATATGTTGGTACATCCATCTGATGAGGATTGTGTATCAGTGACATcactacatgttactgggccccacagcaacatcATTTGAGGGGCCCCAGAACTctgcagaggttgtcctgtttttccaaaatatattaaaatgatcattagggcctcatggggcccctacaccttctgggtctgcttcctctccaGTTGCGCCACTGTCACTAATATAGCATTACCTTATGCAGTTGTGCAATGAGAGCATGAGAATGCAGCGTAAGCTGTGTATGAATAAATGATCATACATAATAGTATTGTATTGGGCTTCTAGTTTGCAACTTGCATGGTACTTGTATCTATTTGTATCAGGCcgaactccacaagcgttttcTGATGGACGCGATAAAACAGAGTTGACAAGAAGGATGTAGATGGATGCAtcatcatccatctatctatctatctatctatctatctatctatctatctaacaattatctatctatctatcatctatctatctatctatctatctatctatctatctatctatctatctatctaacaattatctatctatctatctatctatcatctatctatctatctatctatctatctatctatctatctatctatctatctatctatctatctatctatctatctatctaaacaaAGCTGCAGGAATACATggtggtagcaaaacaatcctattttggtttgaattatttttttaccacAACTAGGTTTGAGGATattcaaattacataaagatcccttatatgaaaaaacccaggtcccaagcattctgggtaatagatcctataccggtatatatatgtatgtatatgttatagTATGCATTAAAATCTTATTTATTTAAGCCATCTGTACATAGAGAAATCACTACATTGAAATAACGCAGCCATGCCTAAAAAAGCTGGGAAAAAATTGAGCAAGCTGAGCCACATGAGTGAAGAGGAACGATTGCTTTACATGCAGCAGAAATtactggcagaggaggagcagagCAAAAAGAAGGAAGACATGTTGATGCAGTTTC
Proteins encoded in this region:
- the LOC121399734 gene encoding uncharacterized protein LOC121399734, translating into MSHSGSREEADSSAAVEPSPHGALLTRFLSWHGRLALPNVERTTLSSYASDNRIVVQFYLVKALVPEQFVGAMKTRNLNVLQTHLTLKPGTRSLVPCKFLPVHPIDMTKIKLEWGKLSLEEGKYTPLIQLNSEGIRRHPEIDHRFGLFVPLVKKGNCTLIIDSIDAKDTGVYEVWMALDGRLHEAYPKTKTTISDQKQASGASRANVKLTVMATSIMSTTAETASNQTDYFVMLLDDKHGRTTIIVVIAVLSILSVSALITTIMW